Proteins from a genomic interval of Equus quagga isolate Etosha38 chromosome 11, UCLA_HA_Equagga_1.0, whole genome shotgun sequence:
- the DDO gene encoding D-aspartate oxidase isoform X1, which translates to MPVVNSPMGGSFAFPQSLRARDQLLTGKTSVGARAFCGFQGCFFRDRRMDTARIAVVGAGLMGLSTAVCIPTLVPRCSVTVIADKFTPDTTSDVAAGILIPHAYPDTPVHKQKQWFRETFDHLFAIANSAEAGDAGVYLVSGWQIFRSMPTEEVPFWADVVLGFRKMTEAELKKFPQHVFGQAFTTLKCEGPVYLPWLEKRVKRSGGLMVPQRIEDLWELHPSFDIVVNCSGLGSRQLAGDSTIFPVRGQVLKVQAPWLKHFIRDGSGLTYIYPGISNVTLGGTRQKGDWNLSPDAEISRDIFSRCCALEPSLHRACDIREKVGLRPSRPGIRLQKELLAQDSRRLPVVHHYGHGSGGFSMHWGTALEAARLVNECAQALRSPAPKSNL; encoded by the exons ATGCCCGTAGTGAATTCCCCAATGGGAGGCAGTTTTGCTTTCCCTCAGTCTCTCAGGGCACGAGACCAACTGCTCACTgggaaaacaagtgttggtgccAGAGCCTTCTGTGGGTTCCAAGGCTGCTTTTTCAGAGACAG GCGCATGGATACGGCCCGCATTGCGGTTGTGGGCGCAGGCTTGATGGGGCTCTCGACCGCCGTGTGCATTCCCACGCTGGTCCCACGATGCTCCGTTACCGTCATTGCAGACAAGTTTACTCCCGATACGACGAGTGATGTGGCAGCCGGAATACTTATTCCGCACGCTTATCCAG ACACACCCGTTCACAAGCAGAAGCAGTGGTTTAGAGAGACCTTTGACCACCTATTTGCAATTGCCAATTCTGCAGAAGCTGGAGATGCTGGTGTTTATCTGGTGTCTGG TTGGCAGATATTTAGGAGCATGCCTACTGAAGAAGTGCCATTCTGGGCTGATGTGGTTCTGGGATTTCGAAAGATGACCGAGGCTGAGCTGAAGAAATTCCCCCAACATGTGTTTGGTCAGGCTTTCACAACCCTGAAATGTGAAGGCCCTGTCTACCTCCCATGGTTGGAGAAAAG GGTAAAAAGAAGCGGGGGCCTGATGGTCCCCCAGCGAATAGAAGACCTGTGGGAGCTTCACCCGTCCTTCGACATCGTGGTCAACTGTTCAGGCCTTGGAAGCAGACAGCTGGCAGGAGACTCGACGATTTTCCCCGTGAGGGGCCAAGTGCTCAAAGTTCAGGCTCCCTGGTTGAAGCATTTTATCCGAGATGGGAGTGGGCTGACATATATTTACCCTGGTATATCCAACGTAACCCTGGGTGGAACTAGGCAAAAAGGAGACTGGAATCTGTCCCCAGATGCAGAAATTAGCAGAGATATTTTTTCCCGATGCTGTGCTCTGGAGCCCTCCCTCCACAGAGCCTGCGACATAAGGGAGAAGGTGGGCTTGAGGCCCTCCAGGCCAGGCATCCGGCTGCAGAAAGAGCTCCTGGCCCAGGACAGCCGGAGGCTGCCTGTGGTCCACCACTATGGCCACGGGAGTGGGGGCTTCTCCATGCACTGGGGTACTGCTCTGGAGGCTGCCAGGCTGGTGAACGAGTGTGCCCAAGCCCTCAGGAGCCCCGCCCCCAAGTCAAACCTGTAG
- the DDO gene encoding D-aspartate oxidase isoform X2, with translation MDTARIAVVGAGLMGLSTAVCIPTLVPRCSVTVIADKFTPDTTSDVAAGILIPHAYPDTPVHKQKQWFRETFDHLFAIANSAEAGDAGVYLVSGWQIFRSMPTEEVPFWADVVLGFRKMTEAELKKFPQHVFGQAFTTLKCEGPVYLPWLEKRVKRSGGLMVPQRIEDLWELHPSFDIVVNCSGLGSRQLAGDSTIFPVRGQVLKVQAPWLKHFIRDGSGLTYIYPGISNVTLGGTRQKGDWNLSPDAEISRDIFSRCCALEPSLHRACDIREKVGLRPSRPGIRLQKELLAQDSRRLPVVHHYGHGSGGFSMHWGTALEAARLVNECAQALRSPAPKSNL, from the exons ATGGATACGGCCCGCATTGCGGTTGTGGGCGCAGGCTTGATGGGGCTCTCGACCGCCGTGTGCATTCCCACGCTGGTCCCACGATGCTCCGTTACCGTCATTGCAGACAAGTTTACTCCCGATACGACGAGTGATGTGGCAGCCGGAATACTTATTCCGCACGCTTATCCAG ACACACCCGTTCACAAGCAGAAGCAGTGGTTTAGAGAGACCTTTGACCACCTATTTGCAATTGCCAATTCTGCAGAAGCTGGAGATGCTGGTGTTTATCTGGTGTCTGG TTGGCAGATATTTAGGAGCATGCCTACTGAAGAAGTGCCATTCTGGGCTGATGTGGTTCTGGGATTTCGAAAGATGACCGAGGCTGAGCTGAAGAAATTCCCCCAACATGTGTTTGGTCAGGCTTTCACAACCCTGAAATGTGAAGGCCCTGTCTACCTCCCATGGTTGGAGAAAAG GGTAAAAAGAAGCGGGGGCCTGATGGTCCCCCAGCGAATAGAAGACCTGTGGGAGCTTCACCCGTCCTTCGACATCGTGGTCAACTGTTCAGGCCTTGGAAGCAGACAGCTGGCAGGAGACTCGACGATTTTCCCCGTGAGGGGCCAAGTGCTCAAAGTTCAGGCTCCCTGGTTGAAGCATTTTATCCGAGATGGGAGTGGGCTGACATATATTTACCCTGGTATATCCAACGTAACCCTGGGTGGAACTAGGCAAAAAGGAGACTGGAATCTGTCCCCAGATGCAGAAATTAGCAGAGATATTTTTTCCCGATGCTGTGCTCTGGAGCCCTCCCTCCACAGAGCCTGCGACATAAGGGAGAAGGTGGGCTTGAGGCCCTCCAGGCCAGGCATCCGGCTGCAGAAAGAGCTCCTGGCCCAGGACAGCCGGAGGCTGCCTGTGGTCCACCACTATGGCCACGGGAGTGGGGGCTTCTCCATGCACTGGGGTACTGCTCTGGAGGCTGCCAGGCTGGTGAACGAGTGTGCCCAAGCCCTCAGGAGCCCCGCCCCCAAGTCAAACCTGTAG